The nucleotide sequence TTACTGAAAGCCACGAAAGTCAGATTCACAGAGTTCAGCATCAACTCGATGGACATCAAAAGAACGATCACGTTACGGCGAAGAAGAACGCCCGCCATACCCATAACAAACAAAAGTGCAGCCAGAACCAAGTAATGAGTCAGGCCGATATTATTGATGAACTCAGTGTTCATGTGTTCCACCTTTACTGCGCGCCAAAGCAACGGCACCCACTGCAATTACCAGAAGAAGAACGCCCAAAGCCTCAAATCCGAAGATGTATTTGGTGAACAAGATCTGTCCCAAAGCTTTGGTTGATTCCATGCCTGTACCCACCAGCACCGGATTGTCTGTGGTTTTTTCACCCATCAGATTCACCGACATGGCGATAGCACCCACGACCAAGCCTGCAAACAGGCCGACAGAGGCGATTTTAACCACACCCGTGAACTTGCCACGAGTGAAGGCCTGAACGTCTTTTTTCAAGTCGAAGAGCATGATCACCATCGTGAACAAAACCATGACCGCACCGGCGTAAACAATCAGCTGAACGCCCGCGATAAAGTAGGCATTCAGAGTCACGAACAAGGCGGAGATTCCCACCATGGTCATCGCCAGGCACAAAGCGGAATAGATCGGATTGGACATCAAAATGACACTAAGGCCGGAAGCCAGAGTGACAAACGCTAAAAACCAGAAAAGAAATGCATCTGCTGTCATTTTAACTCCTTACAAAGATGCGATGTAGATCACAAAGGCTGTGATAATGGTGTTTGCCAAAGCCCAAGGAAGCATCGTCTTCCAGCCCAGATCCATCAGCTGATCGTAACGGAAACGAGGCAAAGTCCAACGTACCCAGATGAAGACCCACATGAAGAAACCAAACTTGATGTTGAACACCAGGAAATGGATCAACGCGACCAAAGCACTTGCCGTGCCGGCTGTGGAAGCAACACCCGCCGCCCATTCATTCAGTTCAGCCACAGACACGTAAGGAATCGTGTAACCACCGAAGAAGAACAGCACCATCAGACCGGAAGCGATCATCATGTGACCGTATTCCCCGATGAAGAACATGTTGAATTTGAAACCGCCGTACTCAGTGTGGAAACCACCCACCAGCTCGGATTCACCTTCCGCCAAGTCAAATGGCAGACGGTTGGATTCCGCAAACGCGGCCGAGAAGAACAACAAAGCCCCCACTGGTTGATAGAAAATACCCCAGTTTGGCAGCCAGTTTGCGGTGATTGTGTGACCCAGGAAAGAGAACGCCAAAGGACCCTGCTGAGCCAGTGTCATTTCCGTCAGGTTGAACGTGCCATAAAGCATGATCACACCCACAATGGAAAGACCCAATGCCAGTTCGTAGGAAATCGTTTGTGCGGAAGCACGAAGCGCACCCATCAGGGTGTACTTGTTGCCGGAACCCCAGCCCGCCATCAGCAATGTGTAAGCAGCCAATGAGCTGACGCCCAGGATGAACACGATGCCCACGCCGATATCATAGCCCTGAACCAGGAAAGTGTAAGGACCCCAAGTGGAGCCGAACATTTCAAAGGTGCCTACCTGAATCGGAGAAGAAAGCGGAATCGCAGAGAAAGCCACTGCACCCGGAATCAACGCGAAGATCGGAGCCGCATAGTACAGGAACGGCTTCGCCGTTTGCGGCATGAAGTTTTCCTTGTTCAGGAACTTCACCGCATCGGCAAGAAGCTGCACGAGACCCAGAGGACCCACGCGGTTCGGACCCAGACGATCCTGAATGAAGGCGGAACCACGGCGCTCAAGCCATACCAAAATAGGCACTGCCTGAACCATCATCAGGAAGATGACGACCAGTTTTAAACCGTTGACGGTTATTTCGAAAATATCTTTACCCATTCCCATCGCTTAGTCCCATTCCAAAGCTTTAGATTTAACTTCCCAGAACAGCCCGAAGATGAAGATCGCGATGAAGATCATCATGGAAACGAAGACAAATGTGCCTCCGCCTGTCGCGATGAACTCACGGAATGAAATCGCCCAAGGGTACATGAAGATAATCTCGATATCGAAAAGGATGAACAGGATCGCTGTCAGATAGTACTTAACAGAAATCTTTGTCTCCTTTTTCTCAATACCAGGAATACCGCACTCGTAAGGCTCGTACTTCACAGGGTTGTATACCGGTTTTGTCCCAGTAATATTGGCAGCAAGCCAAACTAAAAAGGCTCCAAAAAGAGCAATGAAAATGACGATGAATATGACTCCACCGAGTGGCACTAGTCCCTCCAAAGTTGTCGTTATTATTTGGATTTCAATTAGTTATATATGTGTCGTCAGTGAAAACCAAGAAATATGAATGGAAACAAGGCGATAAGCGTGGCAAGATGAGCCCACCAAATGAAAGCCGAAAGCACTCACACAAGACTCGAATCCATCCTGGAAAGAGCCTTTGAAACAACTCGCGGAAAGATTCAAGTCACCGGGGCGGCGTCTCCGCTGGCACTTGCTTACTTTTTGTCGCAGACTTACTCTAAAAAAATCAACGGCTTGCCGCATCTTGTTGTGACTGGCAGTCATCGTGAAGCGGTGACCTTGCAAGCCTTGCTGGAGTTCTTCGACCCGAGTCGTCATAGTCATATTCTGCCCGCTTTCGATGTTTCACCCTACTCCGGACTCTATCCCAACACCCAAGTCGTCGCAGACCGGGTTCGCTTCCTGGCAAAAGCTCAAGTCGCCAAAGCCGGAGAAATCTTCATATCCTCAGTTGACGCGCTGATGCAGAAAACCCTTCCGATGAAGATCCTGAAGGATCACTCCAAAACCGTTCGCGCCGGAGATGAGCTTCCCGAGAACCTTTCGGACTATTTCTCGTCCTTAGGTTACACCGCGGCTCCGATGGTTGAAGACAAGGGTCAGTTTGCGGTTCGCGGTGGTATCGTGGACATCTATCCACCCACCGAAAATCAACCCGTGCGCATGGATCTGTTCGGCGATCAGGTGGAAAGCCTTCGTCATTTCAGTGTGGCGGATCAAAGAAGCTCGGACGAAATTCAATCCTTTGTTCTGACTCCGGCCCGCGAAGTTCTTTATCGCGACGAAACCCATGAAAGACTTTTGCAACGGGTGCGCGCCTCGCTTGAGGACCGCAAGGTGGACAAGGCTGAAGCCGAAGAAACCCTGCGATCTCTGGTGCTAAAGAATGCCTTTCCGGGCATTGAATTCCTGCTTCCTTATTTCTATGGCGAACTTGCCACGCCGGCCGATCATTTCCCGGGCGCTTTGAATCTGTGGTTCCTGGATCCGGTGGAGATCTCGCGCTGTGCGGATGAAATGTGGGGGGAACTAAAAGCCGATCACCGCACCAGCGACGCTCACGTGATCCGCCCTGAGCTTGAAGACATCTACGTGAACTTTGAAACTTTGGCCTATCCGCTGAACTCGCGTCAGGTGTATTTTTCTTCCCTGGAATATTTCGACGAAGAAAACTCGGATGATTCCCGGGTTGAGTATCGTACGGCAATGACTCAGGATTTTACAAACCTGGCATTAGCCAACGCGGTCGGCACCGAACCGTGGTTGCAGGCTGCGGCCAACAAACTTCATCGCTGGCGTGATGAGGGTTATCGCATCTTTGTCAGCACCAAAAATCAGTCCCATATCGACCGGTTGTCTTTGGTGTTTGAAAAGCTGGAGCTAAAAGCCGTTCGCACCAGCAGCGATGAATACCGCTGGGATTCGTGGCTGCAGGAACAGGATCGTGAACAAAACATCGTTCACATCGTGCCCCGTTACCTGGCTGAGAGCCTGCGCCTGGAGGAAGAAAAGATCATCTTCCTGCGCGATGAGGACTTCTATGGTAAAAAACAGCGCTCTAAAGAATCCAGTGGCGCCCAGGATTTCCAAAAGCAGGCCAAGCGTCTTTCCTTCGGTGATTTGAAACCGGGTGATCTGGTTGTTCACACCAAGCACGGGATCGGCCAGTACGAAGGCCTGAAGATCATGAATATCAGCGGCGTCGAATCTGAATACATTCAGGTCGGCTATAAGGATAAAGACAAACTTTATCTGCCCGTGTACCGCGTAGGTCAGCTGCAAAAGTTCTCGGGTGCTGGCACCAGCATCCTGGACAAACTGGGCGGCACAGCCTGGGAAAAAACCAAAGCCAAGGTCAAATCCCATGTGCGCGACATCGCCGCGGACTTGCTGGCTCTTTATGCCAAGCGCGCAGAAATGCACCGCCCGGCTTTTGTGATCAAAGAAGATGAAGTGCTGATGTTTGATAACGGCTTCCCTTACGAGGAAACCGACGATCAGCTTCGCGCCATCAATGACATCCGCAAAGATTTAAAATCCACGAAGCCCATGGATCGTCTGGTTTGCGGTGATGTGGGCTTTGGTAAAACCGAAGTCGCAATGAGGGCCGCCTTCTTTGCCATTCAAGCCCGCAAACAAGTGGCGGTGCTGGCGCCGACGACTGTGTTGACCTTCCAGCACTTTGAAACCTTCAAAAAACGCTTCGAAGGCTGGCCCGTGGACATCCGCGTGCTGAATCGTTTCGTGACTCCCGCCGAAGTGAAAAAGACTTTGCAGGATTTGAAAGACGGAAAAGTTGATTTGATCGTCGGCACCCACAAATTGCTGGGGTCATCGATTGCTTACAAGGATTTAGGTCTTTTGATTATCGACGAAGAACAAAAGTTCGGCGTCACACATAAAGAGAAAATCAAAAAAATCAAAACCAGCGTCGACACCCTGACACTGTCAGCAACGCCGATTCCGCGCACCCTGAACATGGCGCTAGTCGGGATTCGCGATTTAAGTTTAATCAACACCGCGCCGGTGGATCGTCTGCCGACCCGCACCTTTGTGACAAAGTTTGATGCCGAAACCATCCGCAAAGCCGTGACGGCTGAAATTTCCCGCGGTGGTCAGGTGTATTTTATCCATAACCGCATTGAATCCATCTATGGCCTGGTGGATGAACTTCGCCAGATCGTACCGGAAGCGCGCATTCGTGTGGCCCACGGACAGATGGAAGAACACGAGCTTGAAAAAGCGATGCTGGCTTTCTTCCATCACGAAATTGATGTTTTGGTGTGTACGGCGATTGTGGAATCCGGCATGGACGTGCCGCGCGCAAACACCATGTTCATCGATACGGCGCACTTGTTTGGTCTTTCCCAGCTTTATCAGCTGCGCGGACGCGTGGGCCGATCCAAGACACGTGCTTACTGCTATTTGATGATGCCAAGAAATCACAAGCTCGATAAAGAGCAGCAAGAGCGTCTGAAAATCATTCAGGAAAACACCGCCCTTGGCAGCGGCATCAAGATTGCCCAGTACGATCTGGAACTTCGCGGTTCCGGAAACATCCTGGGTGAAGAACAATCCGGTCACGTGAACTCGGTCGGTTATGAGATGTACATGGATCTTCTGAATGAAGCCCTGGCAGAAGCCAAGGGTGAATCGGTTGAAGACATGGATCTGGATCCGGAACTGAATTTGAAAATTCCGGCGCTTATTCCGGATGCTTACATCAAGGACATCCGCATTCGTCTGGGTTACTACAAAGCGCTTGCCGACATCACTTCCAACGAAGAACTAGATCGCATCGAAGAAGAGCTGCGGGATCAGTTTGGACCGATCCCGGAACAAACCGTGAACTTGATGGGCCTTATGCTGATTCGTCGTCAGTGTAAAGAGCTGGGCGTTCGTGATATCAGTGCCGGATTGAAATCCATCTCTTTGATCTTCACCGAAAAAACCAAACTGAGCCCTGAAAAAGTGATTCAGCTGGCGATCCGTGAAAGCAAAAAGTATTCACTGACTCCGGACAACCGCCTGAACATCAAAATGAGCACCATCACCTGGTCTGCGGTTCACGAAGAAATCGATACCCTGCTTCGTCTCATCTAAAGATTTCCGTGTTTCAAAGTGAGACTACTTAAGACGGCGTCATAATACTCCGATAAGTTTTCATATGAAATACCGACTTCTGTACGTATCTTTTCTGGTAATTTCCTTTGCCATACTTAGTACAGGCTGCAGTCTTGATGCCGATCTCTTTTCAAAAGACTTAGCAAGTATCGACGACAATACCCACAATAACTTTTTGGCTTCCAAGCTTTCCGCTGGCGCCAACCACACGTGCCAGCTTAAGGCGGATGGATCTGTCTGGTGCTGGGGCCGCAATGTCTGGGGCGAACTTGGAAATGGCACCAACACCGACAGCACCGCTCCCGTCAGCGTTCTTGATCCCGGTGTTCACTACGACAGCATTTCGGTCACCGATAATTTCGCCTGCGGTCTGACATCGCAAGGCGCCGTTCGTTGCTGGGGAAGCAATTCCAGCGGTCAGCTGGGCAATGGGGTCTTGGATTCCAACATCCCCTTGCAGGTGCAAGGATTGGAATCCGGCGTGATCTCTGTTTCCACCTCGGGGGAACGATGGGGAAATTATGGCTACGCGTGCGCCCTGCTCGCAGATAAAACAGTGAAATGCTGGGGATATCACCCTGCAAATATTGGCAACGGCACGAATTCCAGCGCAACACCCGTGACAGTCGCTGGCCTGACGGGCGCAGTGCAAATTTCCACGGGTCGTGGTCACACTTGCGCCCTGCTGGAATCCAAAAATGCGGTCTGCTGGGGCGGCAACGCCGGGGGACAGTTGGGCGATGGCACCGGAATGGATTCAGCAATTCCGGTGCAAGTCAGCGGACTGACCAATGTTAAAAAAATTCTGGCAGCCTCTGCATCCTGGTTAAACGGTGGTTTTAGCTGTGCGCTGATGGAAAACGGCACCGTGAAGTGCTGGGGGATTAATAGCAATGGAACTCTTGGAAACAACAACAACGCCGTCACTCATTCGCTCAGCCCCGTGGATGTATTTGGTCTGACGGATATCGAAGACTTGGCGATCGCTTACGGAAATGATTCCAATGGCAACGGCACGGCGTGCGCCATTCATCAAAGCGGACAGGTTTCTTGCTGGGGATCAAACTCCAGCGGCATGGTGGGTGACGGCACTTACAATCCAACGTTCATCCCACTGCAGGTGAATAATCTTATCAGTCGCCAAACCGCCGTCGCTCTGGGCGAAGGCGGCGACAACGGATGCGGTCACACGTGCGCGCTAAATGATCTGGGAAATTTCAAATGTTGGGGTGCGAATGGGTCCGGTCAGCTGGGTGATGGAACCACCACCGACCGTCTGGCACCCTGATTAGAATTCTAAACGAAGACCACCACCGAACAGGAAGTCCGTCGTGGTGTCTGGATCATCAGGGGCTTCCGTCTTCGCGTACTGAGTCGCATAGACATCAATAAAGGTGTTCTCAAGTCCCCAACTAAACGTGCTTTGCTTCGCCGTTTCGTAATCGATCCAATCCAGTTGAATCAGCATTCCCACGGTGTAGTTGTAACCCATCTGAGTCGTGGCCGAGAAAGAATCCGTCGCGCTTTTTTCAGAAAATCCCATCTGCCAAACATTGATACCCACATAAGGCGCAACGTACGGTTCATTCATCAGCATGTCTGCCGTGAATTTGAAACCAATTCCGTACTTGGTGATTTCCAAACTGCGGTCACTGTTTCCGTCCACTTTACCGACGCCATATAAAGCGCCTGCGGCTAAAGAGCCCAGCATGAAATTGTATTTATAGTCCAAACCCAGCTGAATCAGATTCACCGTGTCCGAACCAAAAACGGCTTTGTAGGATTGACCGTCCAAAGTGGAAATGAAGTTTTTAAATTCGATCGCCTCATAATCAAACGACACATAGGTTCCGTGAGTTTCGCGTCGGACTTTATAGTCCGCCAGATTATCCTGACGGATCTGCACTTCCACCAGCGGCAGATGTTCCAGGGCCGGGCTTGGAGTGGGTTCGGCGTATCTTTGCACCGGAGCTTCAATCACCGCCGGCTCTTCAGGAACTGGAACGGCCTCTTCGGTTTCAGCGGTGGAGGTTTCTTCAGATGTTGTTGTGGATTCTTCAGCGAACGGATCAGAATCTTCATCCACATCGGTGGTTTCCACAGGGGAAAGATCATCGAAATCGGCCGGAGCTTGTTGCTGCTGTTGAATTTCGACATCATCGGCAGCTTCCACTTCCTGCTCGATATCTTGAGCATAGGCAGAAAAGCCCACCATCAAGGTCAGCAGAATACATACTTTTGATTTAAGACTTTGGTGCAATTTCATGCTGTCTCTCAAATCTCGTCTGGCCTCGTAGGGGCCAAGTGATAGTCTGAATCTTATGAACAAGTATATCAGGGGAATCCTTAGGAATTTTAGTTTTTGTCTGCTGATTCTTGTTTTTCCCCACCTTGTACTAGCTTCTGGTCCTTCGGCTGACAAGCTGTCAAAAGTCATCGATTTCAAGATCAAACAAATGAGTCCTGAAGAAAAAGTCGGACAGCTTTTCATCGTCGGCTTTCCCCATAAAAACGTCGCTCCGGATCTGGAATCCTTTATCGCGAAATACAAACCCGGATCATTCCTGCTATTTAAACGCAATATGATTTCAGCCCCGCAGATTCGGGAGCTGAATCTGGCGCTTTATAAAGCAAGCTACAAACATTCTAAACTTCCACCACTGATTGCCATCGATCAGGAAGGTGGATCGGTATCCCGCCTGCCGATCACGCCCGCTCCGCCGAATGCATTGGCCCTGGGGCAGACCCAGTCCCCTCTTTTGGCGGAAGAGATGGGCTATCAAACAGGACTATTCCTGCGTGAAGTGGGCTTCAACATGAATCTTGCGCCCGTGCTGGATGTGGTGGACCCCTATTCGACAAGCTTCATTGGTGTCAGATCCTTTGGCTCGGATCCGGAGCTGGTGCGCGACATCGGTGTCGCCTATTCAAAAGGTCTTCTTAAAGCGCGCGTGATCCCCACGGCGAAACACTTCCCGGGCACCGGCAGTCTGAATCAGGATCCGCATCTGACAGTCGTAAAAAACAGCGCGACTTTGGAAGAAATGAAAAGGCGCGATTTGATTCCTTTCATAGGTTATTCAAAAATCGGCGCCAATATTGCGGTGATGATGTCGCATCTGATTTACCCGGGTCTGGATGAAGATTTAGAGCCCGCAAGTTTTTCCACAAAGATTTCCAAAACTCTTTTACGTGATGAACTGAAGTACCAGGGCCTGGTCATGACCGATGACTTGCAGATGCAAGGATCAAAGCAAGTGCTGCGCCCGGAAGCCGCGGCCCTGCGCGCCCTGCAATCGGGGTCCGACATCGTGATGCTGACATGGTCTTTTGCCGATCAGGGAAAGGCTTTTGATTACGTCTTGGCAGCCCTGAAATCCGGCGACCTTCCATCCGCCAGCGTGGATGAAAAACTTCGCCGTATTTTACGCGTAAAGGCCTTTGCAAACGTTTATCGCAGAGACCCCAAGCTGCCCTCCCTGCTTAGTGGCAACAGCCTCACGTCGCCTCAATACGCAGAGATCGAAGACGAAGTTTTATCCCAGAACTTAAAAACCAGCCTGATCCCAAGACAGCTGCCCTCAGCAAAAACCCCGCGTAAGCCCGCGTCGCTGGAAACTGTGTGTGCCGCCTCACCGTCTCAGGATTTCTTGCTGTCCTTTGTGGGCACGGAAAAAAGAAAGATCCCAAGTCTGAAGCTTGAAAACAGCTCGTTGGGTAAGGATCTGTCGGCATTGTTGAGTAAGAATCAATGCACGGCTTTGTTTGTTGGCGTCACCGGTCCTCGCACCGCCCGTCAGGTGCGTGGTCTTTCCCCGCAGGAACGCCAAAAGCTGATTGTGGTGAACTTGGGGGCGCCTCGCCTGTTCCCGAAGTCGCGTGGCTATCGCCAGGTCATTCAGCTTTACTTTAATCACAGGGATGCCGGCAAAAAGATAGCCCAGTACCGGGATGAAATCTTAAAGAGTTCTCAAGGTTCGTTTGCCTTGAAAGATTAGATC is from Bdellovibrio bacteriovorus str. Tiberius and encodes:
- a CDS encoding NADH-quinone oxidoreductase subunit J, which gives rise to MTADAFLFWFLAFVTLASGLSVILMSNPIYSALCLAMTMVGISALFVTLNAYFIAGVQLIVYAGAVMVLFTMVIMLFDLKKDVQAFTRGKFTGVVKIASVGLFAGLVVGAIAMSVNLMGEKTTDNPVLVGTGMESTKALGQILFTKYIFGFEALGVLLLVIAVGAVALARSKGGTHEH
- the nuoK gene encoding NADH-quinone oxidoreductase subunit NuoK — translated: MNTEFINNIGLTHYLVLAALLFVMGMAGVLLRRNVIVLLMSIELMLNSVNLTFVAFSKYLGLLDGHIMVFFVMTIAAAEAAVGLALAVSIFKRFNEVNIRFFEHLKG
- a CDS encoding NADH-quinone oxidoreductase subunit A, coding for MKYEPYECGIPGIEKKETKISVKYYLTAILFILFDIEIIFMYPWAISFREFIATGGGTFVFVSMMIFIAIFIFGLFWEVKSKALEWD
- the mfd gene encoding transcription-repair coupling factor, coding for MKAESTHTRLESILERAFETTRGKIQVTGAASPLALAYFLSQTYSKKINGLPHLVVTGSHREAVTLQALLEFFDPSRHSHILPAFDVSPYSGLYPNTQVVADRVRFLAKAQVAKAGEIFISSVDALMQKTLPMKILKDHSKTVRAGDELPENLSDYFSSLGYTAAPMVEDKGQFAVRGGIVDIYPPTENQPVRMDLFGDQVESLRHFSVADQRSSDEIQSFVLTPAREVLYRDETHERLLQRVRASLEDRKVDKAEAEETLRSLVLKNAFPGIEFLLPYFYGELATPADHFPGALNLWFLDPVEISRCADEMWGELKADHRTSDAHVIRPELEDIYVNFETLAYPLNSRQVYFSSLEYFDEENSDDSRVEYRTAMTQDFTNLALANAVGTEPWLQAAANKLHRWRDEGYRIFVSTKNQSHIDRLSLVFEKLELKAVRTSSDEYRWDSWLQEQDREQNIVHIVPRYLAESLRLEEEKIIFLRDEDFYGKKQRSKESSGAQDFQKQAKRLSFGDLKPGDLVVHTKHGIGQYEGLKIMNISGVESEYIQVGYKDKDKLYLPVYRVGQLQKFSGAGTSILDKLGGTAWEKTKAKVKSHVRDIAADLLALYAKRAEMHRPAFVIKEDEVLMFDNGFPYEETDDQLRAINDIRKDLKSTKPMDRLVCGDVGFGKTEVAMRAAFFAIQARKQVAVLAPTTVLTFQHFETFKKRFEGWPVDIRVLNRFVTPAEVKKTLQDLKDGKVDLIVGTHKLLGSSIAYKDLGLLIIDEEQKFGVTHKEKIKKIKTSVDTLTLSATPIPRTLNMALVGIRDLSLINTAPVDRLPTRTFVTKFDAETIRKAVTAEISRGGQVYFIHNRIESIYGLVDELRQIVPEARIRVAHGQMEEHELEKAMLAFFHHEIDVLVCTAIVESGMDVPRANTMFIDTAHLFGLSQLYQLRGRVGRSKTRAYCYLMMPRNHKLDKEQQERLKIIQENTALGSGIKIAQYDLELRGSGNILGEEQSGHVNSVGYEMYMDLLNEALAEAKGESVEDMDLDPELNLKIPALIPDAYIKDIRIRLGYYKALADITSNEELDRIEEELRDQFGPIPEQTVNLMGLMLIRRQCKELGVRDISAGLKSISLIFTEKTKLSPEKVIQLAIRESKKYSLTPDNRLNIKMSTITWSAVHEEIDTLLRLI
- a CDS encoding complex I subunit 1/NuoH family protein; protein product: MGKDIFEITVNGLKLVVIFLMMVQAVPILVWLERRGSAFIQDRLGPNRVGPLGLVQLLADAVKFLNKENFMPQTAKPFLYYAAPIFALIPGAVAFSAIPLSSPIQVGTFEMFGSTWGPYTFLVQGYDIGVGIVFILGVSSLAAYTLLMAGWGSGNKYTLMGALRASAQTISYELALGLSIVGVIMLYGTFNLTEMTLAQQGPLAFSFLGHTITANWLPNWGIFYQPVGALLFFSAAFAESNRLPFDLAEGESELVGGFHTEYGGFKFNMFFIGEYGHMMIASGLMVLFFFGGYTIPYVSVAELNEWAAGVASTAGTASALVALIHFLVFNIKFGFFMWVFIWVRWTLPRFRYDQLMDLGWKTMLPWALANTIITAFVIYIASL
- a CDS encoding glycoside hydrolase family 3 protein, producing the protein MSPEEKVGQLFIVGFPHKNVAPDLESFIAKYKPGSFLLFKRNMISAPQIRELNLALYKASYKHSKLPPLIAIDQEGGSVSRLPITPAPPNALALGQTQSPLLAEEMGYQTGLFLREVGFNMNLAPVLDVVDPYSTSFIGVRSFGSDPELVRDIGVAYSKGLLKARVIPTAKHFPGTGSLNQDPHLTVVKNSATLEEMKRRDLIPFIGYSKIGANIAVMMSHLIYPGLDEDLEPASFSTKISKTLLRDELKYQGLVMTDDLQMQGSKQVLRPEAAALRALQSGSDIVMLTWSFADQGKAFDYVLAALKSGDLPSASVDEKLRRILRVKAFANVYRRDPKLPSLLSGNSLTSPQYAEIEDEVLSQNLKTSLIPRQLPSAKTPRKPASLETVCAASPSQDFLLSFVGTEKRKIPSLKLENSSLGKDLSALLSKNQCTALFVGVTGPRTARQVRGLSPQERQKLIVVNLGAPRLFPKSRGYRQVIQLYFNHRDAGKKIAQYRDEILKSSQGSFALKD
- a CDS encoding RCC1 domain-containing protein, encoding MKYRLLYVSFLVISFAILSTGCSLDADLFSKDLASIDDNTHNNFLASKLSAGANHTCQLKADGSVWCWGRNVWGELGNGTNTDSTAPVSVLDPGVHYDSISVTDNFACGLTSQGAVRCWGSNSSGQLGNGVLDSNIPLQVQGLESGVISVSTSGERWGNYGYACALLADKTVKCWGYHPANIGNGTNSSATPVTVAGLTGAVQISTGRGHTCALLESKNAVCWGGNAGGQLGDGTGMDSAIPVQVSGLTNVKKILAASASWLNGGFSCALMENGTVKCWGINSNGTLGNNNNAVTHSLSPVDVFGLTDIEDLAIAYGNDSNGNGTACAIHQSGQVSCWGSNSSGMVGDGTYNPTFIPLQVNNLISRQTAVALGEGGDNGCGHTCALNDLGNFKCWGANGSGQLGDGTTTDRLAP